Proteins co-encoded in one Centropristis striata isolate RG_2023a ecotype Rhode Island chromosome 24, C.striata_1.0, whole genome shotgun sequence genomic window:
- the LOC131963135 gene encoding ly6/PLAUR domain-containing protein 1-like isoform X1 has product MSVIPLIIECFALLSLLHGAGDALQIQCYQCEEMKHNDCSTPEYIVNCTVNVQDMCQKEVLVKPDGIHYRKSCASSGACLIASSGYQQFCTGRLNSVCISCCNTPLCNGPRRKRPVPSAAMSSRPLLLFPSCFVPLLTLLPVT; this is encoded by the exons ATGTCTGTGATACCACTAATAATTGAATGTTTCGCTCTCTTGTCCCTGCTGCACGGTGCAGGAGATGCCCTTCAGATCCAGTGCTACCAGTGTGAGGAGATGAAGCACAATGACTGCTCCACGCCGGAGTACATCGTCAACTGCACCGTCAATGTACAGGACATGTGCCAGAAGGAGGTGCTGGTCAAACCCGATG gAATACATTATCGGAAGTCCTGTGCCTCCTCCGGAGCGTGCCTCATCGCCTCCTCTGGCTACCAGCAGTTCTGCACCGGCAGGCTGAACTCAGTCTGCATCTCCTGCTGCAACACCCCGCTCTGCAACGGGCCCCGGAGGAAGCGGCCCGTCCCTTCGGCGGCAATGTCCAGCCGGCCCCTTCTCCTCTTCCCGTCCTGCTTCGTGCCGCTGCTGACGCTCCTTCCTGTGACGTAG
- the LOC131963135 gene encoding ly6/PLAUR domain-containing protein 1-like isoform X2 — MCLLVFATLFGVFLDAGDALQIQCYQCEEMKHNDCSTPEYIVNCTVNVQDMCQKEVLVKPDGIHYRKSCASSGACLIASSGYQQFCTGRLNSVCISCCNTPLCNGPRRKRPVPSAAMSSRPLLLFPSCFVPLLTLLPVT; from the exons ATGTGTCTTCTCGTTTTTGCGACTTTATTCGGAGTCTTTCTCGACGCAG GAGATGCCCTTCAGATCCAGTGCTACCAGTGTGAGGAGATGAAGCACAATGACTGCTCCACGCCGGAGTACATCGTCAACTGCACCGTCAATGTACAGGACATGTGCCAGAAGGAGGTGCTGGTCAAACCCGATG gAATACATTATCGGAAGTCCTGTGCCTCCTCCGGAGCGTGCCTCATCGCCTCCTCTGGCTACCAGCAGTTCTGCACCGGCAGGCTGAACTCAGTCTGCATCTCCTGCTGCAACACCCCGCTCTGCAACGGGCCCCGGAGGAAGCGGCCCGTCCCTTCGGCGGCAATGTCCAGCCGGCCCCTTCTCCTCTTCCCGTCCTGCTTCGTGCCGCTGCTGACGCTCCTTCCTGTGACGTAG